A portion of the Choristoneura fumiferana chromosome 20, NRCan_CFum_1, whole genome shotgun sequence genome contains these proteins:
- the LOC141439203 gene encoding uncharacterized protein isoform X1: MNRFRCDFLTIVSYLIINANAHSETIKNEEECKIADLCVHDKVPMCGIDSCGEMRTFIDTCDMHEFNCDSKKDFKQRPIHECWVTCKRGRSFKKPEFNTDCNLNAKNRI, from the exons atgAACAGATTTCGATGTGATTTTTTGA ctatcGTGTCATATCTAATAATCAACGCTAATGCGCATAGCGAAACCATTAAG AACGAAGAAGAGTGTAAGATCGCAGACTTGTGCGTGCACGACAAAGTTCCAATGTGCGGCATCGACTCCTGCGGCGAGATGAGGACCTTCATAGACACATGCGACATGCACGAGTTCAACTGTGACAGCAAGAAAG ATTTCAAACAGCGTCCGATCCATGAGTGCTGGGTCACCTGCAAGCGCGGGCGCTCTTTTAAGAAGCCGGAATTCAACACCGACTGCAATTTAAACGCGAAAAATAGAATATga
- the LOC141439203 gene encoding uncharacterized protein isoform X2, producing the protein MIILFAIVSYLIINANAHSETIKNEEECKIADLCVHDKVPMCGIDSCGEMRTFIDTCDMHEFNCDSKKDFKQRPIHECWVTCKRGRSFKKPEFNTDCNLNAKNRI; encoded by the exons atgattatattatttG ctatcGTGTCATATCTAATAATCAACGCTAATGCGCATAGCGAAACCATTAAG AACGAAGAAGAGTGTAAGATCGCAGACTTGTGCGTGCACGACAAAGTTCCAATGTGCGGCATCGACTCCTGCGGCGAGATGAGGACCTTCATAGACACATGCGACATGCACGAGTTCAACTGTGACAGCAAGAAAG ATTTCAAACAGCGTCCGATCCATGAGTGCTGGGTCACCTGCAAGCGCGGGCGCTCTTTTAAGAAGCCGGAATTCAACACCGACTGCAATTTAAACGCGAAAAATAGAATATga
- the LOC141439131 gene encoding uncharacterized protein, with product MRCLILLTLVAAAYARPALIFTQPLQPIGIEYAHSSAPLVHPNPAVEQNAAVESQLPRELLKSRDFYDNPAVAEGLAKESWFTNKEMQVVEREAEKIPRSSIYKIVKSAGFLDRH from the coding sequence ATGCGCTGCCTAATACTCCTAACCCTGGTGGCCGCAGCGTACGCGCGTCCAGCCCTCATCTTCACCCAGCCTCTTCAGCCAATCGGCATCGAGTATGCCCACTCTTCCGCCCCCCTCGTACACCCCAACCCCGCCGTCGAACAAAATGCAGCTGTTGAGAGCCAGTTACCTAGAGAACTGTTGAAATCCAGGGATTTCTATGATAACCCAGCGGTTGCTGAGGGTCTGGCTAAAGAGTCCTGGTTTACTAACAAGGAGATGCAGGTGGTGGAAAGGGAAGCTGAGAAGATCCCTAGGTCGAGCATCTACAAGATAGTCAAGAGCGCTGGATTCTTGGATCGGCATTAA
- the LOC141439150 gene encoding uncharacterized protein — protein MRIVFSIVFSALTISRCEAHVESAKLEEECKIADICRHDQVPICGIDSCGEMRTFIDTCDMHEFNCDSQKDFTQKPVHECWVTCKRGRSFKKPTYGEGCDMDKAGPYG, from the exons ATGAGAATAGTATTTTCGATTGTGTTTTCCGCTTTGACGATATCGCGATGCGAAGCACACGTCGAGTCTGCAAAG TTGGAGGAAGAGTGTAAAATAGCTGACATCTGCCGCCACGACCAAGTCCCAATATGTGGGATCGACTCCTGCGGCGAAATGCGCACCTTCATAGATACCTGCGACATGCACGAGTTCAACTGCGACAGTCAGAAAG ATTTTACACAAAAACCCGTTCACGAATGTTGGGTGACCTGTAAAAGAGGAAGAAGCTTCAAGAAACCCACGTACGGAGAAGGATGTGACATGGATAAAGCGGGACCTTACGGGTAA